Sequence from the Pongo pygmaeus isolate AG05252 chromosome 23, NHGRI_mPonPyg2-v2.0_pri, whole genome shotgun sequence genome:
GAGAAGGTGGGCGACCGGCGCTCCTGCAACGACTGCCAGCAGATGATTGTTAAGCTGGGTGGTGGCACTGCCATTGCCGCCTCCTGACCACCAGGCTCAGCccacccctcctcctctctctcggtttctctctctccctgccagcATCTTCCCGCTGAGAGTGGTGGGGAGGAGCCTTGTCTTCTTAGCTGTCACCTGCCGAGGCTTCTGGGCCACTCAGGCCAGTGCACCCCTGGGCAGAGCCCCTTAAAGCTGCTGTCACTAGATGCCCATGGTCCAGGGCCTGGTGGGCGTGAGAGGAAAGGTGGCAGGGCAGAAACTGGGCAGCCCTGACTTGATAGCAGCAGGGGGAGCTCCCAAGCTGCCAAGCCCCTGCCTCCAGCCTTCCTGAGTTTCTCTCTCCTGAACCCTACTCTCTCCTTTTTGCTTCCTCAGTTTTTATCAGGCTTTCTCTGGAGGACAGCAGTCTCTGAGCACCAGGGAGCAGTTCCCCTCAAGGCCTGTGCCCAGCATGCCCTCCCCTTTTTATACGAATGTTTTCTACCAGTGTGCTTGGGTTTGCCATGATGCGAGGCTGAGTTGCTGTAGCGTCTTGATTCTCTCCCTGGGTCTGCTTTCCCTCCCCTGGGCCTGACTGAGCCTGCTCATTGTTTTTCCCTTTATTACACAGGACAGCCAGGGGAGGAGGGGGGCCCAGCCCTGGGAGGCTGGTGGGAGGCAGGGGGCAGGCCTGCGGATGGATGAAATGttggcattattttttaattttttaaaaaataaatggtatCTTATTTAATTGTCCTGTTCCTTCCCACTCCCCGCCTCCTAGGATATCAGCCCAAGCTCAGGGTAGGCCCAGGGGGCTGGGAGAAATGAAGCCACCCATTGGGACTGGGGACCAGGGGCCTTCAGCATGGCTTCTAGGTTCCCTTCTCCCCCTACCCCAACTCCTACCTCCACAGTACAGACTGTCCCCAGCTTAACAGTGGTTCAACTTAAACCATGTTTCAACTTTACAATTGGTCTGTTGGGGTATTAAATGAATTTTTGACTTAGGATATTTtcatttatgatgggtttatcaggaagTAACCCCATGGTAAGTTGAGGCATATCTGTATATTTTTATCCCTAATTCTTGAGCTGAAAATAAACTAGGATGGCAGGGACCAACCCCTAATCCCTCCCCAGTGGCACGCCCCTCTTTTCAGAGTGGGCAGAGGGTTGCCTATGGTGGGCACTAGGAATGAGGTCCCCTGCCTCGATGCGGGTCCTAGGAGAAAAAGTCTTACTTTTCTGGGCCCCCAGGTGCAGCACCTCCCAGAGACTGTTTCTCCCATGGCCTACTGAGTGACGGGCCCTGCCTCCTTGTGCCTCATCCTCAGGCTGGTTGGAGCAGACGGTGGGCAGGAGCCCCAGCACAGACTGGGGGGTGCTCACAGCAGGGCCACCTTGATACAGGCTGGAATGTTATCCCTGGGGTGTGCTTGGACCCcacctgctttctttctctcctgccccTCCCCTACTCTCACTGTAATTTATGGACCCTGCCCGCCTGCGTGTCGTGTGTATGTCCTGTGCCTTTTCTCACTATTGTTTGGGAGTGGGAGGGGGTGGTTTTTCACTGAAAAGGGGGATACACCTATGGCTTTCTTGATGTTCAATCAGTCACCGTGTCCCAGACATAGGTTATTCAATAAACACAGATTGGTACCACCCAGCACAAGGTGTGTGAGGGTCTGTAGTGCGACTGCTGTGGTGCCCAGCCAAGGGGCTGCGTGACTTGGCAGGCAGTGGACCAGGGACTGAGGGCAGCCCCCCAACTGCTGAGAGGGCCCCTGGCTtcagtctaatgggcttcccttgcCCACCTTCCTTCTGGTGCCTGGcgcaccctccagcctgggataaAAGGGCTGTGGGTGGCAATTTGGGGGTCAGAGGTCACTGTATCCAGGTTCCAGCTTGTTCTCTGGATGTAATGCGGGCTGGCTGCCAGATTTGGGGTGCTGATCCTCTCCCCCACTGGGTAAACTCCTTAGTTTCCCCCTCCCTGAAGGCAGtgaccctctgagccaggagGCTCACTGGCCCACAAGTCAGATCCAAGTCCAGGTCCTGTGCTTCCCAGCTGGGTCACCTTGGGTGGGACCTGGCCTCAGTCTCCACTTCCACGTGTGCAGAATTGGGAAGCTAAGCTCAGCCATGAACTGCAGCTCCAAAGGCTTATGTGCCAGGACTGAGTGATGGGATGCAAGTTTACAGCGAGTGCCTTGTGTGGCTGGTGAGGCCAGGCTTGGCGTAACACAAACCAGGGGACAGGACCACAGACTGGGATGGGAGTGCTGGGCGTCGTTGCAAGAGGAGTCAGGATGTGACTGAGCATGCGGCTGAATCCCTTCAGCTATAAGCCACATCCTTCTCTGAAGGGTAATCACAGCAGGCTACCCTAAGACCAGAGCAGCCTGGTGAGGCCCAGTTGCAGCTGGTCCCGTGCACAGCTCCATCATTTTCAGGGATGGCCACTGcccacagcctcagcctcagcctggctCCACTGGGATGGAGATCCAGGGCCCTTGGGACTGAGAATGAGCAGGGGGAATTGCCCACTCTTGGCACAGCCCAGCCACGGGCTGCGTCATGCgttggggggcagggggtggggggtggggtgagaAGGAACCAGATTCCTTTGTGAGTCTGTGTGTAGGCTCCATGACTCAGcccccaccctcctcctccagctctgCACAGCTGTGGGACAGGGGCAGGACCTTGGGCCCAGGGCTCTGTCCTGGTGCTTCTAGGCCTTGGTTTCCTTAACAGCCTAAAGGGGACAGGGAGGTGGACCCTTCATGGCAGGAGCGGAGACCAGGCCTGGTGGATTCTGGGGCCTCAGGGCAGCCCAACCAGCAGCAGGAAAGCTCCAGACTGTTTACATATACCGTGGGAACAGGAACCCCTCCCTACCAACACTCAGAACCCTCCCTCCCAGCCAAACTGCCTGTTGCTTGCTGATTCACAGCAATTCAGGAGGGTCCTAACCTGGGAGTCTGCTccctgaccttgggcaagctacttagGTTTCAAAACCCAaacttcctcctctgtaaagaCACACCCCCTTGAGGTGCTTGTGGATTTCATGAGAAAGGCCAACAAATGGTGGCCATTGTTCTTAAAACAGTACACTACACTTCAGGTACTCAGGAGGGAAACAGACCCACCTGGGTGGCTTTGCTGAGGTCACACACCTCAACCAGCCACAGCCCTGGCCCCTAGCCTCCCCAGCGTTACCTGGCGCAGAGGAACTCTGTGGAATATGCACGCAGGCTGCTAGCAGTGCCCTGGGCCACAGCCAGGTGCCGGAAGCCCTCCTGGAGGGACACTGCCAGGGCCCCTGCTCCAGCttttcccccatttccttcagaGACGCTCCTGGGAGGAGGTGCCCCTATCCGGAGCACCAGATGTCCACACAGCCCACACCCATTAAGGGGGGTAACCTGGGGCCAATCTGGCCAAGCGACCTGCAGGCCAGGGGCTGGCCCACAGCCAATGGTCAGTGAGCATCAGCCAGGTTCAGCCAACTCAAGCTGCAGAGTGGCGGCTGGAGCGGGCTCACCTTCAGTACAGGGCATGGACCCCCCCCACTGGACCTTGAACCCAACAGCCCTCTCTCCTGTGCCCGGGCCTTTCTATGGCTGAAGTCTAAGTGTTCCCTCGCTCCCAGGGCTCCCACTGGGGTGGGCATTAACCCTGACATTCAACCCTGGCCCCCGTCTCCAGCCACTTCCCCCTGGCTCTGACCGGTGCACTGGAGCAGTCCTCCAACCTTGCACTCGCCGTGCCCTCTACCTGCACTGCCATCTGTGCAGTCAGTGACCAATGCGCCTCGCGGCCACGCTGGGGCTTTATTCTCAGGGGCAGGAACCACATAAAAGGGCTTATTTACAAGACGAACCCGCGGCCTGCAAGATCCAAGACACCAATGCCATTGAGGCAGACCGAAGAGCTGGCCTTACGGCAGGCGCTCCTCTCCCTGTGGCCTGAGGCTCCGACGGGCAGACAGAGCTCCAGCCCATGCCTCGAGGGGACCGCGGCCCCGCTTCACACGGTGACCTCGGTCTTGCTGTTGGTCCTTAGGTACCGGGACCCGCGGCCCGCGCTGCCGTAAAGGCCGGGGGGCTGCGGGCTGAAGGTCTCAAGCATCTTCTCCACGCTGAACTGGCGCCGGGCCGCGTGACCGGGTCGCCGGGGTACCTGGAAGGCCCGAGCCGTCGGGTGGCCGAGCGGGGCGGGCAGGGCCGGGCGACTGGAGTTCCAGGCGGCATAGGGGCCCGGCGCGGCAGGGGGCGCATAGACCGGCGGGGCCCAGGGGCAGGCGTCCAGCGGCGCAGGCAAGTCCGGGGGTGGTCGAGGAGCTCGCGCCGGGGGTTGCCGCGGGGACGGCTCGAGGGCGGGGAAACGCTGGTAGAAGTCCCGCGGGGCGGCCTCTGCGGGGACAGGGCAGGGAAGAGTCACGCCGCGCCGAGCACCCAAGCTCCGGACTGGACAAGGGGTCCCAGCCGGGGACGGGGCGGGCCGGGGACTGGGACGGGGACCGGGACCgggcgggccgggggcggggcccgCTGGGGCGCGGGAGCCGATTGGCCGAGCGGCGGGCGCGCGGAACTGGGAACTTGGCGCTTGGAGCTGGGGCCCTGCGCCTGGTAGTCCGGGAGCTCGTGCCCCCAGGTGCCCTGGCGCTGCCCGCACCCGCCACTCACCTGCTGCCTTGAGCGCGGCGGCCTTGAACGTGGCGTACTTGGCGTAGTCGGGCTGCAGCGTCAGGCTGCCGCCTCCCTGCAGCCGCAGGCCGCGCGGGGGCCCCGGGGTGGCCGACCCCCGGGGCGCGTTGTTGAGGCGCTTCTTGTCTGGAGCGAGGAGTGAGACGCGGCTCGGTCCGATGCCCCGGGTCACTCCGCCCTCGCTGTCACCTCTCCGTAGTCCTCTCCCCGAGGCCGTTCGGTGAGAACCTGGGGGACCGTTCTCCGGGCGAGGCTGCGAGCCAAGCCTGTCTTCGCGGCAGCCTCCAGCGCCTGGAACAGGGCCTGGCTCCGAATCACGCGCAGCGGCGGCAGCAGCCAGCCCGGGGGTTGCCACCCTCATGAACGGCTCGCCCGGAGGCGACGCTCGAGCCAGGCGCGGAGTCCTGGGACCTGCTCCCGCCGAGACGGGGGATGTCTGAGGAACAGAACCCAGACGGGGCGTGGGGGCTGccaagcctgcctgcctctcGAGAGACCCAGGGGGAGACTCCGGAGCCCGAGCCTCAGATCACAGCCCCGGCCAGCAAATCCTGCATCTGGAACCTTCCTCACACATCACAGCCCCCCAGACTCGAGGCCGCAGGACCCGTGGGGGGTCCCTCTCCACCCTGGCGAGCTGGCTGGCCGGTCGGGCCCCTCACCCGCGGAGGCCGTGGCTCATTTCCACCGGGGAAGCCTCTACGCCCCAGCCGAGGGACCCCTCTCGGCCTCTCACGCCCCTCCGCGTGCTCCGCCGCCGCTCAGGCCCACCCGCCACCGACTCACCTGCGCTGTTGTGGGGGGAGCCCCGGGGGAGGCCGTCCCCCATCTGCACCTGGACACAGCCACCCAGGGGTGGGCCCAGGGTGGGAGGCAATGGCTCCTGGGGGCCCGGCTGCTTCAGAAGCTCTGTCAGCGCCCTGCGGGGACAGCGGTCAGGGGTGGCCCTCTGTCTCCCACCTCATCAAAAGCCAGCCCCGGCCACCACCGTCTCACCGTGTGGCCCTGGGCAGTTCTTTCAGTCTCTCCAAGCCGTCCTCTCCAGTGCTCGAAATCACACACGAGCTTCCCCTCCCAGGCAGTATCTACCAGCCTCACCTGTGGCCCCAAGACAGCTGCTTCCCAGAGCAGGTCAGGAAACTCTAATGAggctcctcttccctcccctccctggagcCCACTCTCCCGGACCTTCCCCAAGTGAGCCTCCCCTCCCAATGTGAGCTTTCTCTgctttcctgcctcttctcccaAAAAACTGCTACTCATTCTTCAGACCCCATCAGCGGCCTCCTTCAGgaatcctttttttaatttttttattttttgaaggagagtctcgctctgttgcccaggctggagtgcaatggcgcaatctcggctcactgcaacctccacctccccggttcaagtgattctccagcctcagcttccctagtagctgggattataaggtgcctgccaccacacccagctaatttttgtatttttagtagagatggggtttcaccatgttggccaagctggtctccaactccgctggtctcggcctcccaaagtgctgagattacaggtgtgagccaccgcgcccggcacagGATGCCTTATTTACCTGCCTGCCTAACTGCCCCTGCAGCCGTGGCTTCTGCTGGGACCTGGGATACAGCTGGCATCACAGGCATGAAGGACAGATGGATGAGGGAAAGGGGATGCTGGGAGACCCCCTGGTGGCAGCCCAGGACCcacaggctgtgtgaccttggacagccACCTCCCTGGACCCAACACCCAGCCCCCACACAGCTGTGATATGACAGTGTCTGCAGCCCAGCTGCCTTCAGAACCCGGAACCCATGATTTTCTCCTACTCAGCCTGACCCTCCTTCTGGGGCTGGAGCCTCAAATGGCTGATTCGTGAAGGGCATTCGGGAGGCAGGACACCAGGGATGGCCGAGGTTTGGCTTCAGGTTTGGTGGCAGGATCTGAAACCATCCTAGTACCTGCCTGGGCTGACCTTCCTGCCCTGCCCACTCCCCAGCAGCTCACCTCTGtgtcctcctctctgggcaagcACCGCAAACTCCTGTCTCCCTGACAGCTGAGTAAACACCatgcctctgggcctttgcacaaACTCTTTCCAGATGCCCGCCCCAAGCCCTCTGAGAAGCCTTACCTGGCCTTCAATCCCAACACAGCAGAATGAAGGGTGAGACTCGAGGGGAGGACAGGGACTCAGGACACACCCACACACGAGCCTACGTCCCATTCCCGGTCTCCCCAGCAGAGAAAAGGGAGTCAGGGGCCATGGGAGCCTGAAGCCCAGAAAGGAGAAGGGACTGGCCTACACCACACAGCGCAGCAGGGGTGGGTGCGGCTTTCCTGAGGCATCACCAAACCTGCTGCCCCATCCCCAGCAGGTGCAGGGAGTTCAGGATGAACATGTCAGCTGGGCTGCCACAGCCATCCCTCACCATCATGGTCCTAAGTTCCTTTTTCCCCGCCCCTGTCGAAGACATACCCAGGCCTCTTTCATGCTACCCTCACCCAGCATGAGGGACCCCCAAATTCGGGCAGCCCAGCTCCTACCCCTGCAGCATCCAGAAGCCAGGCCAGGAGGCTCCACCTCCTGAAGGCAGTGCAGGAGCTGAGGGTGGAGGCCAGGGTGCCAGCCCGAGCTTCACCTTAGAGCTCCCTGGGAGAAAGTGGGCTACGTAGTTTCGGGAGCGAGGGGTGCTGAAGTGCCAAGGAAGCCCTCACCCCCTGCCTCTGAGGCCCAGGAGGGGGAAGTGTCCACATCTGGCCCACCAGGGCATGAAGGCTTCTCTATGGTCACTTTTAAATACCAGCCTGTCACATTCAGTGTCAGCAGCCCACAGGCCCAAAGGGTGCTGAGACGGGGTGGATGAGGAGGGCACAGACCCCAGGGCATGGGGGTTGCTGGGGGCATGTGAGTGCCACGTGTGGCATGTGGGTGGGAGTTCCAGGGTCAGGACACATAGAGTCCTAGAATCCTCTTTCCCACCGAGGAAGGGAACCTGGACCCTGTAGTGCCCACTTCACACCAAGCTCAGAATGCAGCAAGCACTTGTCCTGGCCTCAGCAACACACGACTGTGTTCCAGAGTCCCCTTTCTACGCAGAGGGAGCCCTGACCTTCACCTGGGAGCTGTGGCATGGGGTGAGTGGGGGGAGGCCTTTGAAACCCAAGGAAGGAAGGGCAGCCTTGAGTCACAgctgtggggggaggggagaggcaggaggtggaagaggggagggagaagtggggagaAGCAGGAGATGGGCACCCAGAGAGCCAAGCGCCCCTTCTTTCCCTGTGCCCAAGACGCCCAGTCACCCTCCTGGCCAGCGGCGCCCCTTACCCTGGACAGTGACCCGGTGCCCTCTGTCCAAGGCTACCTTTCCCCCCACCCGCCCAGAGGAGACTCGAGTAGGGAAAGGCGGTGCGGCACCCAGCACGGGCAGAAGGTCAAGGGGAGTCAGGGCGGTGTCAGGTGTCTCCCTGACGAAGTGTGGTGGGGCGGCGGGGGGAGAAGGAGACAGGAAAACCCAGAGAAGGGGCCTGCTGGGAGAACCAGCGCTTCGAGAGCGGCGGGAAGGATCAGCGGGCAGGGAGAGCAAGCAGTCCGAGGAGCAGGCGGGGGTCCCTGGGCGGCGCGTGCTCACCTGGTCACGGTGGGCCGCGCGCGCGGGCTGTGCGCCCTCTCCAGGCCCAGGCGCGCCCCGATGCCGGCCAGCACCAGCAGCGCTGCGACGCCGCACACAGCGTAGACGGCCGTATGGCTGCGCTCGCGGCCCGGGTCCCGGGGCGCCGCGGTGTCGCGGGCGCGGGCGGGCGGCCGGCCTGTCTGGACCCAGGCCGGCGTGTCGTAGTTGGAACAGCGGCTCTGGTCGAGGCGCCGCGGCCCGTCGTGGCAGCAGAAGCGGTAGCCGCACGTGCCGCAGCAGAAGCTGTAGGCGCCCGAGCTGCAGTTGAAGGGCGGGTCCCACTGGCCCATCACGTCGTAGTAGCCGCGGCAGCGGTCGCCCCCCGCCGGGGCTGTCGTGCCGGACGCCGCGGGACCCTGTGCCTCGGGGGCTCCCGCGCGGCCCGACGGCGGCCGTGCCAGCAGCAACGCGAGCCGAAGTGCTAGCGCGAGCCGGAGGCCGGGCGGACGGCGGCCGCCGAGCTGTCCCCGAGCCCCGGCCCGCGCCATCGGGCCCGCGCCTCCCGCTACTGCGCCCGGTGCATGGCCGGGCGCCGCGGCTCCCTCTGGCTCGGCTCCTCCGCTCTTGCAGGGATCGCGCTGGCTCCCGGCGCACGCTGCCTCGGCCGTCGGCCTCCTCTGGGGACCCCAGCCCCGAATGGGCTGGGTCTGGAGCTCCGAGGCCGCACCTCCGGTGGGCGCGTCCTCCGCCCGGGCTCACCTCGGACCCGAGCTGCCCGGTCCGCGTCCTGGGATCTTCCCCGGGCCGGGCGGCGGGTCCTCGCCTGCGCGCGGCCCCCGGCTTCTCCCCGGCCCGGCAGGTGTGCGAGTCTTGGCCCTAGCGGAGGCCGCGCCGGGGTCGCGGGCCGCCCGATTCAGCTACCTTCCCGCCGCGCGCTCCGTACAGCCCGCGCTCTGGCTCCGGCTCCGGCTCCGGCTCCCGCTCGGGCTCGGCGCGGGCTCGGGCGggcgggggagggagagaggagggagggcgGAAGGGAGGCAGAGCCGGGGGAGGAGCGCGGCTGCCGCGAGGGGCGAGAGGGGGCAGCAAGTCCCGCGGCAGCCGGGGAGCCCCACAGGGGACCCCCCCCAAAGACTGCCCCGAAACATTCCTCAGAACTGGGCGCTCGAAGGGGATCAGTTCTAGGGCCCGCGACTAGAGCGTCCCTGTCTCACAGGTGCGGGAACCTGTACCTTACAGGCGCGGAGGTCAAAGCAGCCCGGAATTGCCCCGGGACGGGCAGGGCCACCCTCTCACCTCCTTCCCGTCCCCTCTGTCCGTTCTGATCATAACATAAGGAGGGCCCTTCCCCCCTTGGCGCCTCGATTTTCCCACCTGTCAAATGGGAAGGACTTCCCCTGGCAGCGCTGCTTCAGAGGGCCAAGGATTTACCCCACGGCGCAAGCCCAGTTCCAGAACCCCTCGAACGCTGGGCTGGGGTCCAGGGATGTCCCCATCCCTGCGTCGATGCGCACGGCTTGGCTGACGCACTTCCGCGATCTGCTCCCTCCCCAGGTGTGAGGAGAGGGGGATTGGGCTCGCCCCTGCCCGGAAGAGGAAAGCCTGGCAGAGGAAGACCTCCGCCCTGCGCCGACCCGCAGGTCCTTTCACAAACCGAGGGGTAGGGTGTGGGGGCCCTAAGGAGCCCGGACCCGGTCCCAGCACGGCCCAGTGGTGTTTTCGGGGTTGAGTTGAACTGGAGAAGGTGCTGGTGCTTGGCTTCTCCCTGCCTCAGTATCTCATCTTAACATCAAAGACTCTTCCTGGAGGGCAGACTCATAATCTGCCCCTTCCAGGAGGTAGGGGTCGATACTGAACCTCCCTCTGTCCAGACGGAAACAGCAGGAGAGCAAGGACTAGGCGTGCAATACACCCAGTGTGCAGCTCAGGCCTCTGTcggcatttgttgaatgaataaatgaatgaaaggacTCCAGCGCCTAGTTTCTGTGAGATGAAGCATTTGGGGCTCCCTAGGGTCCCTCCTGGTCCCCTTTCCATCCGTCCTTCACTCAGCAACTGGGACCAGCTTATGAAAGTGGAGAAGGTgggggagaagaagaggaaggatttACATGTTAAGGAGGATCAAGTCTGTTGCCTGACATGAGGGGCTGACAGGCTAATTTCAGGTATTAATGGGTTCAGACAGGAAGAGGAGGTGACCTCCCCCCTCAGAGCTTCTCCTTGTGCCCTGGCCAAAGACAGCCTGCTCCccccacctacacacacacatgtgcacacagacGTACACACACTTCCCATCCGGCCCCGAAAACCCGCCCTCATTAAAGGACCCCTTATTACCAgtttagaagaaaaaacagagatgaacaaaggaattaaatgaaattgcttTAATCCCATGGCCAGAGACAACCACACTAAAATATGCCACATTTACATGCTGGATTGTAACTGGTTTGTGGTTTACTTTTTGCCATCCTTAAACTTTTCgtttggctgggggcagtggctcactcctgtaatcccaacactttgggaggctgaggcaggtggatcacgaggtcaggagttggagaccagcctgaccaacatgatgaaaccccacctctactaaaaatacaaaaattagctgggcatggtggcacacgcctgtaatcccagctactcaggaggctgaggccagagaatctcttgaacctgggaggcagagtttgcagtgagccaagatcgcgccattgccttccagcctgggcaacagattgagactccgtcttaaaaaaaacaaaacaaacaaacaaaaaaacttctcgTTTGTGATTCTTCTCAGAGCTTCTGAGCTCTCTACTTTCTGGAGCGTCCTTTCCTGCTTCCTTTCCTTAGGGCCATTCCTAGAAATGGAATCCGTAGCACAACCCGTACCACTGGTATTGAACTCCCCACCGCCCTGGAGGCTGCAGGAGCTACTGAGGGAGGCCAGTTCTCCCACCTTTCCCACCCGTTGCTGGGCACTGGGTTGAAAGAGGCTTGTCTCTGCCCCCTTGGAACTGGGGCCTCTTCCAAGTTAGGGTGACCCTGCTGGGTCAGAGCAAGTCTCCCAGTGCTCCCCCTTCCTGGACACCCTCCTGCCCCCACCGTCCTGGCACTGGGTGCTTTCCTCATGTTGACCCCATCAGGCCTTCAAATACATGTACATAGTGACAGCCATTTGTCCAATAAAGGAAGTGGATTCCAGCCCCTCCCATGGACTGATGTCCAACCCCCAACACCACCACccgccaaacacacacacacgccttcCTCCCCGTCTCAATCTGATTCAGTGGTCAGCCAGCAGCCATAGGTAACCATAACTACTgggtctgtgccaggcactggataCCCTCTCCTCTCCATGGGAACACCTGGCTGCGGGGAGTGAGTGGAGCAGGAGAGGGCAGCTGTGAACACAGAGCCCAGCTGACCCTGACTGGCTGAGTCCTGGGATCTGATTGCCCATTCAGATGACACTGCCCCAGGTGCCTGGCCATGTGCTGGGTGAGGGGATCTGGAGATAGAGCAGCCCGGCTGAGGAGTGACCCCTTTGCCCTGGACCCCAGGGTCTCTCACCCCATCAAGGCTCCGGGGCACCCACCCCTTATCTCTTCTGcctgcccccctccactaccACCAAGCCTGTGTCACCAAAACTCATCCATTGATCCAGGCTTAAAATAACCCCTGGCATCTGCAGCGAGCCCCGCGGGGCGGGCAGAGGAGCCGAGTCCCTGCTCCTGAAGGGCACCCGCCCCGCCCCCAGCTCCCAACGCTGGCAGCTCGAGTGTGCGGGTGTCTGCACGTGTTTGGGTGAGAGCAAGAGTGTGCATCTCTGGGGCTAGCATGACTATGAGGGCCTTCCCTGCACGgtgggcatgtgtgtgcacatgtgtttgTCAGCGTAAATGCTCCTGTGCACAAACGGCCTTCCTCCATGTCCAGCCCTCACCTGGTGCTCAGTTCTGGCTGGGGAAGGCTGGGGGCCCTGAGAGGTGTGGACATGACAAACAGCCTGTgctgggcctcagtgtccccatttTAGGTGGTGGGTGACCAGTCTGCCAGCTCTGCTGAGCCCTGGGAAAGGTTTGGGATTTCCTAGAGAGAAACGCAAGACTCAGAGAGAGGAAGTGACTTGCTGTGACTGGCACACAGCCAGGAAGGGCAGGGTCTGGCCTGGAACCTGCACTATGAGCCCTGAATCCACATTCTGACTAGTTCAACACCCCCGGGAAGCACTCCTACCCCGCAACAGGGCCCTTGCCAACACCTGACCCAGGCTCACTTGCCTCCTGTCTGGACATGCAGGCTGCCCTCTCTTCCTGGAGTCCCTTTCCAGCCCCACATGCCCAGAGTttctaggttttatttatttatttatttatttttcagacggagtctccctctgttgcccaggctggagtgcagtggtgtgatctcagctcactgcaacctctgcttcctggattcaaccaattctcctgcctcagcctcccgagtagctgagatttataggggcccgccaccacatctggctaatttttgttttgttttgttttgttttgagacggagtctcacactgtcgcccagctggagtgcagtggcgcgatcttggttcactccaacctccgcctgccgggttcaagcgattctcctgcctcagcctcccgagttgctgggattacaggtgcacaccaccacgcctggctaatttttgtaatttttggtagagacagagtttcaccatattgatcaggctggtcgcgaactcctgacctcaggtgatccgc
This genomic interval carries:
- the SHISA8 gene encoding protein shisa-8 isoform X1, encoding MARAGARGQLGGRRPPGLRLALALRLALLLARPPSGRAGAPEAQGPAASGTTAPAGGDRCRGYYDVMGQWDPPFNCSSGAYSFCCGTCGYRFCCHDGPRRLDQSRCSNYDTPAWVQTGRPPARARDTAAPRDPGRERSHTAVYAVCGVAALLVLAGIGARLGLERAHSPRARPTVTRALTELLKQPGPQEPLPPTLGPPLGGCVQVQMGDGLPRGSPHNSAGAGGCREDRLGSQPRPENGPPGSHRTASGRGLRRGDSEGGVTRGIGPSRVSLLAPDKKRLNNAPRGSATPGPPRGLRLQGGGSLTLQPDYAKYATFKAAALKAAEAAPRDFYQRFPALEPSPRQPPARAPRPPPDLPAPLDACPWAPPVYAPPAAPGPYAAWNSSRPALPAPLGHPTARAFQVPRRPGHAARRQFSVEKMLETFSPQPPGLYGSAGRGSRYLRTNSKTEVTV
- the SHISA8 gene encoding protein shisa-8 isoform X2 codes for the protein MARAGARGQLGGRRPPGLRLALALRLALLLARPPSGRAGAPEAQGPAASGTTAPAGGDRCRGYYDVMGQWDPPFNCSSGAYSFCCGTCGYRFCCHDGPRRLDQSRCSNYDTPAWVQTGRPPARARDTAAPRDPGRERSHTAVYAVCGVAALLVLAGIGARLGLERAHSPRARPTVTRALTELLKQPGPQEPLPPTLGPPLGGCVQVQMGDGLPRGSPHNSAGPRTPRLARASPPGEPFMRVATPGLAAAAAARDSEPGPVPGAGGCREDRLGSQPRPENGPPGSHRTASGRGLRRGDSEGGVTRGIGPSRVSLLAPDKKRLNNAPRGSATPGPPRGLRLQGGGSLTLQPDYAKYATFKAAALKAAEAAPRDFYQRFPALEPSPRQPPARAPRPPPDLPAPLDACPWAPPVYAPPAAPGPYAAWNSSRPALPAPLGHPTARAFQVPRRPGHAARRQFSVEKMLETFSPQPPGLYGSAGRGSRYLRTNSKTEVTV